From a single Streptomyces sp. NBC_00377 genomic region:
- a CDS encoding DUF6228 family protein: MSSRDAVPDEPAELTVRCQDDRAVSVKFCDLFDEDEDCVHYAIEACAAGLNARLDGVAAWNWSADLAPFLEKLSEDFRGWEGERVWQTIDRDLTVRAVFRSGGHVGLTWTLRPWRMSVGSWEASVTTWLEAGEQMSALAADVRHFLGQEAGHRG; the protein is encoded by the coding sequence ATGAGCTCCCGAGATGCCGTCCCCGACGAACCAGCCGAATTGACCGTCCGCTGCCAGGACGACCGGGCCGTCTCCGTGAAGTTCTGCGACCTCTTCGATGAGGACGAAGACTGCGTGCACTACGCCATCGAGGCCTGCGCGGCCGGTCTGAACGCTCGCCTGGACGGCGTGGCAGCTTGGAACTGGAGTGCCGACCTGGCTCCTTTCCTGGAGAAGCTCTCCGAGGACTTCCGGGGCTGGGAGGGAGAGCGTGTCTGGCAGACCATCGACCGCGATCTCACGGTCAGAGCGGTCTTCCGCTCGGGCGGCCATGTCGGGCTGACCTGGACCCTGCGTCCGTGGCGAATGTCCGTTGGCAGCTGGGAGGCATCCGTCACCACCTGGCTGGAAGCCGGCGAGCAGATGTCCGCTCTCGCAGCCGATGTCCGGCACTTCCTCGGCCAGGAAGCCGGTCATCGCGGCTGA